AGTTTGATGAGGGTTTTGTTCTGCAAAATCCATTGTCCATTTATTTGCTTCTGTAAACCCTCTGCTGCTCATCTTTACACTTCAGGTccattgaaactggaaagtggcCCACATGTCACTCCAACACTTGTTTCTGATCAACAATCTGTTGTTGCTGAGGTCAAAGAAGAGAGTTCTTTAGATGGAAACCAACTTCCTGAAAATGATCTTAAAAGCTGTATTAGGAAAAGTCCTAATTCTTCAAAGGAAATTGACAAGAAGAGAGTTCAATGGATGGATAACATAGGGAAAGAACTTACTGAGATCAAGGAGTTTGAATCCAGGTATGTTCTTGCTGAGAACAGCGTTACATTTGGCTCAACTTTGATCAGCTTTTTGCACAAAAACATATTTCTGTTcaattgagttgagttgttaatTCTGTTATTGGGGTTTAAATTAAGGGGTAAATATGACAAAATGTGGAGAATATAGATCCAGGTTGTTGGATTTACTTAGATATATTATTGAGATCTAAAAAGGAGCCTTGCCATATAACTAGGAGttcacgggttcaagccgtggaaacaacctcttgcgaGTTGCGTACTATAGATCCTTGTGATTCGGTCCTTCCccgaaccccgcgcatagcgggagcttagtgcaccgggctgccctttttataTCATTGAGATCTATCTGCTAGAAGTTTGACAGCTTGGATTTCTGAACAAATTAAGACTAAATAAAAATTAGGCATCTGATAGGAATATGAAGTTCTGCGCTCTAATTTAGTATGCTTTTGGGAAAAAATTTCTAACTTCTTAAGTTGGACATGGGATGTGATAGGAAATTGAGTGAACAATGATAAATACAGTAATAATGTGCAATGCCTGTGTTTTGCAGTCTAGGATTTTTGTAACTGATACTAAAGAATGTTTACTTGATGTGCCCATATATAGCTAGTTCGCGGTCACAACTGCTGGTTCTGATATCTTTGTACGTGGCATTATTTGGATCATTAACCTTCTATGCCTTTGTTTGCTGATGCTAAACTGGGTTTATTTTGATGTACACTTTCTTTGCCTATACTTAACTGAGTATGAGGCTTTTTGAATCTGGGCTGGGGAGAGTTAAAAGGGTGTGATAAGAAAATTGAGTTGATCGCCATGACTAAGATTCTATGGGTCATAATGTTGAACTGGAAGACGTGTGCCTTCAAATTGGCTCACGATGATACGCAGACGAGTTATGAGCCTGCTGAAGTGCGTTTTGCACAATTTTAGGTTATATTAATTTTATACTAATATAAAATATTTGTTGAGTAAGGTGTTCTTGGCAAACTTTTTAGAAAGTAGAAACAACTTTCTAACCATTTAAACTACTAACTGCCTCCCTCATCAATAATAAGGGGAGATGATGTCAGGTTCTGAGCTTATGTAAAGCCCGTTTATTGCAGTTTTTGTAGAACAGATTTACAGCTTAGAATTTAAAATTATTGAGCTGTCCTTAGGTGAACTGATCTTGCACAATTAGTTGATTGGACACGAAGATGGAAAATGGCATGTACAGGCATCGGTACAAATGCTTTCTAATCATATGAAAGAGGGAATGCTTGCTTCTCTAGGAATATGTGAAACACATAACAACCTAACCATTCAGAAACATAAAATTAGTAGCTGCATTCCTTCTGTTACAGACTAGACTTAGGAAGCATGCTGAGATGTCACATTTAGTACAAAAATTCTGTCTTTCTTCTTTCCTGGTGGATGAATTTTCTTTACATCATGCTAGAGAAATTAGGAGCCTGAAATGATTTTGTTgcttattttatgaaaataaattaGATACATTAATACTCCATTAGTCATTTCCTTTTCACTTTTGTAGTTGTGTTCTGTCTAAATCCTATTTCAGTTTAATTCCCTCTTGGGTTGTTCCTTAAATAGTAAGCTGACTGTTAAGATGATGTTATCTGCAGTGAAACGGGGGATACTGATACTGAAGAGGAGACAAGACATTGTCTATGCATTATTCTTTGATGCTGATTAACCAGCTTCTTCCTGGAACTACTTCCAAAGTGGGGCTGCAGTTTAACCTAACCGACGACAATGATGAATTGACTTCATGTGCACGAGAACTTTGTTCATGATTAGAAAAGCTACAGGCGCTAAAGTCACTCACCTAAGCATGCTTCCATCAGAATTGCTATTCTTATTGCATTTACATCGAGAATTTCTTCCATGCCTTGCTTTAATAGAAGCGGAGTTGATGCTGTCATTTCAAAGCTAGACTCCTCATTTGAGTACATTTCATTATCTGGGGAACATCCTACACGGGAATGAAGGTTGTTCATGTATCACTTTTCTGCCATTGCGGATTGTGATCACTTCAAGCTTCTTATGTGAGAATTCAGGTCAACTGACAATTGTTCCCTGTTGTAAAAGCGTGAAGCCAAGCTGATGTTTCTTGCTTGATTCTTCTGAGTAATAAAACCACACACAAACTAACTGTTTTCTCCTGCAGTAAGTTTTCTGGTTCTAGCATTTGAAGGTtgcctataggtcacgggttcaagccgtggaatcAGCCACCGATGCTTCCATTAGGGCAGGCCTACATCACACCTCGCTGGTGTGCGGCCTTTTCCCGCACCCTGTGTGAATGCGGGATACTTCGTGCACTAGCTCTGCCTTTTTTTTTCCATCTGAAGGCTACTGAAAAAGCTATGTGCACACATGTTAAACTTCAAAGAACAAGCAGCCTGTattgtttctgttggtttctCCAAATAATAAACTTAGAATGAGTTTCAGCTTGTAGAGACCAATAATATATTGTGCATCAGTGAAACTGCTTTTGATCATGAAAGGAAGATTAGAGGGATAAACAAGCTTAACTTTGAAGATGTAACAAGTTATAATTCCTCTTCATTTTCACAAACAAATTGCCGCCAATGATCAGCTTTATCAGTAAAATCAAATAGTTCATGTAgtaatttgttttttctttcaaaaaagagCTTAGGCTGCGATATATTCATGCTTTGTCGGTGAGAAGTCAGAAGCATATGAAGATCTTGCTGGTTTTCCATCATACCAGTAAGATTTCCTAGCTCTGAAGGGTGGTTTTGTTCTGAGATTGTTTCCTGGACGTCAAGAATTTGGAGATTTCTAAAGTTGCAAATGCTTTAGATTGCTCATTTCAATTTCATATTTGGTAGATCTCTTCTTGTTAGGATTTTTCCTGAATTTCTAATCTATTAAGACTCTCTTTCTTGAAGGAAGGGGAAAAAACTACTAAAGAGAATAAATCTCCTTCATTATGCCTTATCCTTTTTTTTTTCGAGAAGTTTTTTACTCTATAAATTGACATTTCTTCGCACAACAAGAACAACCTCCACAATGTAGTCTTTACGACAATCATGTTTAGGGGAGATTATTctctcaaatattttattttctcttttatatCTTTTATATTATTGATGGATCATATGTAGGTCGATTGACCAAATCAAAATAAATTATTATGCCTAGTTTAGTATATTTTTCTTTGTTGCATTTGTAATAGCCCAacccgctagtgatattgtccgctctgggcctaggccctcactcttgtgttttgccgatgtGGGGCTCAGTCTATAGTCTGGGGTGTTACATACACCCCCTCTTATGGACTCAGCATCCTTGCTGAGGTTTGCCCCACCGCATGGGATTTGCCTAGACTCAGCATTGAGGTTTGCCCCGCCTAACCGGGATTTGCCTAAACTCAGTTGAACTCTGACCCACCATCGGCAAGGCTGACACAAGAGTGACTCTAATACCATCTGTAACAGCccagcccgctagtgatattgtccgctctgggcctaggccctcacgggtttaaaacgcatcactagggtctaaggcttgttaacttatataccaaGCATCCCTCTTATGGTTTGCCGATGTGGGACTCTGTCTATAGTCTGGGGTGTTACAGCATTATTAGCTTCCGCATGCACTATATTGTTTCGATCCCAATACTTGTCGTGGCATATCATTCCTTTCTTTTCCAGTTGAGATTTTACGACTCTTCCATTTTTGTAAGCAGTTAGAAGGATACTTAGGATAATTAAACATAGTGGTAGACATAAGCCTTGCTTCAGTAGACACACATACTAGAACTATATTAGGAAAAGAAGAAGGCAATTTTACTGACCTGGGTAGGCCGTTAAAATCTTAGTGGGTTAGCAGGTTTTTTGGTTTCGAATTAGCAGTCAGTCTATTGTTTTTAGTACTCAAATGCAACCTCATAGCCATCTCAAGGTACCCCCCAAAAGGAAAAAGAGTGTAGTCTCATAATGGAAATATTTATTAGTAAAATTATGCAGGAAAGGTTCCACTGCAGCTGTGTAAGAGAACTGAGGCAATTACTCTTCTCGTCATTATCTATACTATCCTAATTCTATGCTGCTTCTTGATCTGCACTATGTATCTTCAAGAATTTAAAGTGCAATTGCTTCAGTTCCAAGCGCGCCTTCTTAGGAGGCTACGCTGTTGTGTAAGCTTCTTGGGGGTGAAAAGTCCAGTAAGAAATATGACTAGAATTGATACAAGGAAACCAAATGGGAATCCTACCCACATTGCTTCCCATGCAAACCATGGCTCTTTGCTCTCATTCTCTGGTTCCATTGCTTGTGGTGACTTGTTTTCAGGACAGTGCAGTTGAATTTGGAAGCCACAAAGACCACCACTATTATTAGCATAATAAGTTGGATCATCCATTGTATCCATTTGGCCACCAACTGGGATTTTACCCTTTAGATGGTTATTGCTGACATCCAGAGTAGTGAGTTGTTGAAGCTTTGTAAAGGATTGAGGTATTGGACCAGAGAGACTGTTGTGAGACAAATCTAAACTCTCAAGATTCTCTAAATTCCCAACAGTTGCTGGAATTTTTCCTTTAAGGCCATTGTAAGAGATGTTAAGCATCTTTAGTCCTCTAAGTTTGCCTATAGAAGATGGTATTTCACCAGAAAGATGGTTTTTTGACAAGTCCAGCCAAGAGTAGATGTCGATGCTGGCACTCGATGACAgaccttgtactgacctcttccaGTTCACTATCAGGTCAGTGTATTCAATTGAGAAGGTGAAAACGAATGATATTGATGAGAACGTACTTGGCGTTTCAATCATTCCAACTAGATTTCCGACCTCTGAAGGGATGCTTCCAGTGAAACTGTTGTGTGACAAGTCAAGTATTTGAAGCTTACTTAAGTTGGAAATGCTACAAGGAACTGAACCTTGTAGGAAATTATTCCTCAAATTCAAGCTTCTAAGTGTGGACATTTCTGAGATAAAATTTGGGAATTCTCCTGTAATTCTGTTGTCATGAAGATCAAGATGCTCAAGCATGTAAAAATTGGTCAGGTTCCTCTTCAAACTCCCTGAAAAATTGTTTCCCCCTAAGGCTAAAATCCTGGTTTCTTGTGAAAAGGTTAGAGGAACATCACCAGAGAAGTCATTAAAGGATAAGTCAACATATGCAACAAAAGAAGTTGGATCAAAAAATGGAATTGTGCCAGAAAGTCTGTTCTTTGACAAGTCCAACAGTAACAAACGATAAATATTGGTGATGGAGCTCGGAATTTTTCCAGAGAAACTGTTCtcagccaatatgagaatcataATCGCGGTAGCATTACCCATGTTTTCTGGGAGCTCCCCCGAAAACCTGTTTCTTGAAAGGTCAAGAAGAGATAGACTTCTGGAATGGAAGAGACTAGGAAGGAGAGAACCTGTGAGATTGTTATCTGACAGAATAATAGTTCCAAGTTCCATTTCTGCAAGCCACTGAGGGAAAGTTCCGACGAGCTTGTTGTCACTCAAATCCAAGTAATCAATACTTCTTTGTGAAGAAATCCATTCTGGTATCAGTCCTACAACGTCGCAAGACTGAAGGGACAGTCCAGACAACATGCATTGAGGCACTATCTTGGCATTGTTGTTCCATTTCAATGCATTTTTTCCAAGAAACAGATTTTTCAGAGCCTTCATTTGGAATAACCAAGATGGAATCTCCCCAGTAAGCATATTGTTATCCAATTTAAGAGTCTCCAATTTGGTCATGTTCTTTATTGAACTTGGAATGACACCAGTCAGCTTGTTCTTGCTCAAGGCCAAAGTAGAGAGATTTGACAAGCTCCCCATCTCAGTTGGAATCTGCTGCGAAAATAGATTTTCCCTTAAATCCAACACTCGCAATCCCTTCAAGTTCAATATAGAAAGTGGGAATCCACCAGAAAAGTGGTTGTTTCTGAGGGACAATTCTTGAATCTTGCTGAGGTTTCCAATCTCCACGGGAATGTTTCCACCAAGAAAGTTGTCATCAAGCTTCAATGTTCTCAACTTTTGAAGAAATCCTACTTCAGGAACCAAAACACCAGTAAGCAAATTCTCACTCAAGTCTAGATATTGGAGGTGCCTTAAGTGAAAAACTTGTGGAGGAATAGAGCCAGTAAAGTTATTCTGCATCAAGTCAAGATGAACTAAGTTTCCAAGACTGGCGATCCCTTCACCCGGTATTTGGCCTTTTATGTGATTTGAGGACAAGATAAGCATCATCAAAGATTTTATTCCGAAAAGGGGTGCCAAAACAGAAGAAGTGACCGCAACAGGTTCAAGAGATTGAAGAGAAACAAGGGAATCCAGATAGAGAGCAATGACAGCTTTAGAATTTGATTTAGAGTCACAAATGACTCTATCCCAAGTACAACAATCGGAGGTGGAATTCCAGTCCACTAGTGCAAAGCTGAAGAAAGCATCTGAAGAAGATGAATTAACAGCAGCAGCATTCTTGAGGAATGCAGATTTAAACTTGAGAAGGGCTTGTTTTTGATCAATTGGACAGCAAAAAGCAGCTCTAAAGAAACTGAGAAATCCCAGTGAAAGAAGCAGTAGGCATGGTTTAGTCATGGTTGGTTTGAATACTCTTTGAAATATTCTTTGTACTAAGGCATTAATGAGCACAATCTGGTTTTATAGAAAGATGATTTTGCCCATACTAATTGAGTCAATGGATTGTGTACGGCAATCACAAATCAGTTGCCTTTCTAGTTGATTAGAATGGGCGTCAAGTCATTGTAGTGGTTAGGTGAAGTCAAATGAATTAAGTATTACAGTGACAAATCGTTCTTTGTGGTTTGACTATAGGGGTGGTAGCTAGTGATTGTAGTGATTAAAGTCAATTTGCACTAGTGTTTTTGGTCTGAAAATAGAATATAAACAAGTGAAGATCGTTTGGCTTGCTTTTGGTGAGCAATTTTTACTGGTATTCACTCAGCATTGGAATATTCCATGGAAGTTAGAAAAGTTTACATCATTCTAATATTTTGGGTATTTTTAATGAGCCAAGAAGTGTCAGTTAAGTCAGTTGTAATGTGTATATGGCGAATCCGGGGACCCAATTTCCCCGTCATAGGGTCGTCTCGCGGTCATGCTCCTCGAAGTTcgaagccaaggtcgagactcaCCCTCGGGGGTCGTCAGGTATCGGTCCGGAGGGCATCGCGTTCCAACGGCTATAACAGGCTATAGCAGGcgagaggggagttcccaaggtacatgGCCTAATCTGACGGGGCTGGCCTATCCGGGGCCTATTTCAAGATGTCACGTCCAGCCATCCTATCTCCATGCCTTTACAGTTAACACATTTTGTACTATGACagatttccctcctatataaaggggatccccatcactttgtaGAGCTCTCggatgatgttgctccaactattctccacaagatcaataatatctctctctttcctctctctaacttactcgttcTT
The Nicotiana sylvestris chromosome 11, ASM39365v2, whole genome shotgun sequence DNA segment above includes these coding regions:
- the LOC104236657 gene encoding uncharacterized protein, with amino-acid sequence MKESSLMRVLFCKIHCPFICFCKPSAAHLYTSGPLKLESGPHVTPTLVSDQQSVVAEVKEESSLDGNQLPENDLKSCIRKSPNSSKEIDKKRVQWMDNIGKELTEIKEFESSETGDTDTEEETRHCLCIIL
- the LOC104236664 gene encoding receptor-like protein 46, with the protein product MTKPCLLLLSLGFLSFFRAAFCCPIDQKQALLKFKSAFLKNAAAVNSSSSDAFFSFALVDWNSTSDCCTWDRVICDSKSNSKAVIALYLDSLVSLQSLEPVAVTSSVLAPLFGIKSLMMLILSSNHIKGQIPGEGIASLGNLVHLDLMQNNFTGSIPPQVFHLRHLQYLDLSENLLTGVLVPEVGFLQKLRTLKLDDNFLGGNIPVEIGNLSKIQELSLRNNHFSGGFPLSILNLKGLRVLDLRENLFSQQIPTEMGSLSNLSTLALSKNKLTGVIPSSIKNMTKLETLKLDNNMLTGEIPSWLFQMKALKNLFLGKNALKWNNNAKIVPQCMLSGLSLQSCDVVGLIPEWISSQRSIDYLDLSDNKLVGTFPQWLAEMELGTIILSDNNLTGSLLPSLFHSRSLSLLDLSRNRFSGELPENMGNATAIMILILAENSFSGKIPSSITNIYRLLLLDLSKNRLSGTIPFFDPTSFVAYVDLSFNDFSGDVPLTFSQETRILALGGNNFSGSLKRNLTNFYMLEHLDLHDNRITGEFPNFISEMSTLRSLNLRNNFLQGSVPCSISNLSKLQILDLSHNSFTGSIPSEVGNLVGMIETPSTFSSISFVFTFSIEYTDLIVNWKRSVQGLSSSASIDIYSWLDLSKNHLSGEIPSSIGKLRGLKMLNISYNGLKGKIPATVGNLENLESLDLSHNSLSGPIPQSFTKLQQLTTLDVSNNHLKGKIPVGGQMDTMDDPTYYANNSGGLCGFQIQLHCPENKSPQAMEPENESKEPWFAWEAMWVGFPFGFLVSILVIFLTGLFTPKKLTQQRSLLRRRAWN